A window from Enterocloster bolteae encodes these proteins:
- a CDS encoding toll/interleukin-1 receptor domain-containing protein: MSSEQYQRTVNSLDKEIADLEKKKAAKDREVANLQGKINTLKKSINSHTSASTLNSKMRQIAIHESDQAKKSQDSADLGKKIAEKRKKRAEAYLRLQKEQQNEQKKQDKVNQQIQASYEARIKELQQQLLQPVVTTTTTPIAADEEYDVFVSHAYEDKESFVDEFVEALRNQELKVWYDMDKLKWGDSMREKIDRGLAKSRYGVVILSPNYIAEHKYWTKAELNGLFQVETVNGKTILPIWHNLTKKQVVEYSPIIADRKAMTTALMTPEEIAAELKELFTAEDTEDENNG; encoded by the coding sequence ATGTCAAGTGAGCAATATCAACGGACGGTAAATAGCCTTGATAAGGAAATTGCTGATCTTGAAAAGAAAAAGGCAGCAAAGGACAGAGAAGTAGCTAATCTCCAAGGCAAAATTAACACCTTGAAGAAAAGCATAAACAGCCATACTTCTGCATCTACACTTAACAGTAAAATGCGGCAGATTGCTATTCACGAATCTGATCAAGCAAAAAAAAGTCAGGATAGTGCTGATCTCGGAAAGAAGATTGCCGAAAAACGAAAGAAGCGTGCTGAAGCTTATTTGAGACTCCAAAAGGAGCAGCAAAACGAGCAAAAGAAACAGGATAAAGTCAACCAACAGATTCAGGCATCCTATGAAGCTCGGATAAAAGAACTTCAGCAGCAACTTTTGCAGCCGGTAGTTACAACAACTACTACCCCAATAGCAGCTGATGAAGAATATGATGTGTTTGTGTCCCACGCATACGAGGATAAAGAATCATTTGTTGACGAGTTTGTAGAAGCGTTGCGAAATCAAGAACTTAAAGTATGGTATGACATGGACAAGCTCAAATGGGGCGACTCGATGCGTGAGAAAATTGACAGAGGACTGGCAAAATCAAGATATGGTGTCGTCATTCTCTCACCTAACTACATTGCCGAACATAAATACTGGACAAAAGCGGAGCTGAATGGACTTTTTCAAGTCGAAACTGTCAATGGAAAAACCATTCTTCCAATATGGCACAACCTGACGAAAAAGCAGGTTGTTGAGTACAGCCCTATCATAGCAGACCGCAAGGCTATGACTACGGCTTTAATGACTCCCGAAGAAATAGCCGCAGAATTGAAGGAATTATTTACAGCTGAAGATACGGAGGACGAAAACAATGGATAA